The Nitrospira sp. KM1 genome includes a window with the following:
- a CDS encoding MFS transporter: MDIKETAGEAGHFGATPESVTVPAHHDLAQLTRRYGFRDGACQAITQGCGEQYLSAFALLLHAGSFQLSILSALPQLVGTAAQIASIKLLQWFPDRTALIRAGTIGQAVSWLPIVMLPLLFPEIGGWLLIAGASLYFACNHFTTPTWNSFIADHLDEHARGAYFARRAQIIASISFLALCAAGGLLSLWQHIPAAWVGFVFIFLVAGAARIASLFALSRIPRTHPTPHGEGRRGFRSFLAETSPNYRRFLLFSGLMHMSVMVAGPFFVVYMLRDLHLSYFNYGTWLAAGILGQLVSLQAWGRIGDRFGNKALLSVTGLMVPFLPMMYLISTDTSFLCMVNFFGGVTWGGLALGLQNYVFDAARSEDRGKAVAVYSTINASGWMVGALAGSLLVETLPARMEAELFSFQLVSNLPLVFLLSGIFRLGVSAGLLNSFGEARRTERFRRRHLVRELPFLKTISHFLIGPASRTEK; encoded by the coding sequence ATGGACATCAAAGAGACTGCCGGTGAGGCCGGCCACTTCGGTGCAACACCGGAATCGGTGACCGTTCCCGCCCACCACGACCTCGCACAACTGACCCGGCGATACGGTTTCCGCGACGGAGCCTGCCAGGCCATCACGCAAGGATGCGGCGAACAATATCTTTCCGCGTTCGCCCTACTTTTGCACGCGGGCTCATTTCAATTGAGCATTCTGTCCGCCTTACCGCAACTGGTTGGAACTGCGGCACAGATTGCCTCGATCAAATTGCTCCAATGGTTTCCAGACCGCACAGCGCTGATCCGAGCCGGCACCATCGGGCAAGCCGTCTCCTGGCTTCCTATTGTCATGCTGCCGTTGCTCTTTCCAGAAATCGGCGGATGGCTGCTGATTGCCGGAGCCTCCCTGTACTTCGCATGCAACCACTTCACGACACCTACCTGGAACAGCTTCATTGCCGACCATCTCGACGAACATGCGCGCGGGGCGTACTTTGCCAGACGCGCGCAAATCATTGCCAGCATCAGCTTTCTCGCTCTTTGCGCTGCAGGTGGCCTCCTCAGTCTGTGGCAACACATTCCTGCCGCCTGGGTCGGATTCGTGTTTATTTTTCTCGTCGCGGGCGCGGCCCGCATCGCATCGCTCTTTGCCCTTTCGAGGATCCCGCGTACGCATCCTACACCCCACGGCGAAGGACGGCGGGGCTTTCGAAGCTTTCTCGCCGAGACGAGTCCAAACTACCGGCGGTTCCTGTTGTTCTCAGGACTCATGCACATGTCCGTCATGGTAGCGGGCCCGTTCTTCGTGGTCTACATGCTTCGGGATCTTCACTTGTCATATTTCAATTACGGGACATGGCTGGCAGCCGGCATCCTGGGCCAACTGGTTTCGCTGCAAGCCTGGGGCAGGATCGGAGACCGTTTCGGCAACAAAGCGCTGCTTTCGGTGACCGGTCTCATGGTCCCCTTTCTTCCCATGATGTACCTGATCAGTACGGATACGTCGTTCTTGTGCATGGTGAATTTTTTCGGCGGGGTGACCTGGGGAGGCCTCGCCCTTGGCCTGCAGAACTATGTGTTCGACGCCGCGCGGTCAGAAGACCGCGGGAAAGCCGTGGCTGTCTACAGCACGATCAATGCATCGGGTTGGATGGTGGGAGCGCTCGCAGGAAGCTTGCTGGTCGAAACGCTTCCTGCTCGTATGGAGGCCGAGCTGTTTTCATTCCAGTTGGTCTCGAACCTGCCCCTCGTGTTTCTGTTATCCGGAATTTTTAGATTGGGAGTTTCTGCCGGTCTTCTGAACAGCTTCGGCGAAGCCCGCCGCACGGAACGCTTCCGTCGCCGCCATCTTGTACGGGAGCTTCCGTTCCTTAAAACCATCTCTCATTTCCTGATCGGTCCTGCTTCTCGAACCGAGAAATAA
- a CDS encoding glutathione peroxidase: MRFEAVVTVLALGIGLLTGLPEGHAAEEGLLMAAKTTSLYDFTMEDIDGKPVNLGQYKGKVLLVVNTASFCGNTPQYTDLETIYEQYHERGFEVLAFPANNFGQQEPGTNAEIKGFCLTKYSVSFPLFGKISVKGSDKHPLYQYLTEQTAFPGEVEWNFQKYLVDRSGNVVARFAHRTKPLSPEVVKEVERVLAEK; this comes from the coding sequence ATGAGGTTCGAGGCGGTGGTCACAGTGCTCGCTTTAGGCATCGGACTTCTGACCGGCCTCCCTGAAGGTCACGCGGCGGAGGAAGGACTTCTCATGGCAGCCAAGACCACGAGTCTGTACGATTTCACGATGGAGGACATCGACGGGAAACCGGTCAATCTTGGGCAATACAAGGGCAAAGTGCTTCTGGTGGTGAACACCGCGAGCTTTTGCGGAAACACGCCCCAATACACCGATCTCGAAACCATTTACGAGCAGTATCACGAGCGTGGTTTTGAAGTCCTCGCGTTTCCTGCCAATAATTTCGGGCAACAGGAACCGGGGACCAATGCGGAAATCAAAGGGTTCTGTCTCACCAAATACAGCGTGAGCTTCCCGCTCTTCGGCAAGATCAGCGTGAAGGGCTCCGACAAGCATCCGCTGTATCAGTACCTGACCGAACAAACTGCATTCCCTGGCGAGGTCGAGTGGAACTTTCAAAAGTACCTGGTCGACCGGTCCGGCAATGTCGTAGCCCGCTTCGCACACCGGACAAAACCGCTTTCTCCGGAAGTGGTCAAAGAGGTTGAGCGGGTATTGGCGGAAAAGTAA
- the htpX gene encoding protease HtpX, producing MKWIKGIGLFLIANFLIYITLSFTANLLINAVLPAFGIDVRGVFNQQLLVWSLVIGFGGAFISLAFSKQMARAMLDCQQITQPRSHAEQVIYGSVREISERLQITMPEVWVYQSPDPNAFATGPSKNNSMVAVSTGLLQNLKEEEVKAVLAHEMGHVFNGDMFTTTILAGLMNTFVHYISNFLSNIVGQPSDREEGNTAGNPILAFVTYIFLQIVLSFLAMLVVSWHSRRREYAADAFSARVYGKQSMIGALQGIDRWVKRAQFEYSNQDALATMKISGTSSGVMHLFATHPPIEERIAALEQL from the coding sequence ATGAAGTGGATCAAAGGTATCGGGCTGTTTCTGATCGCGAACTTTCTCATCTACATCACCCTGTCATTTACCGCGAACCTGCTCATCAATGCGGTTCTGCCGGCATTCGGGATTGACGTCCGAGGGGTCTTCAATCAGCAGCTCCTCGTATGGTCTCTCGTGATCGGCTTTGGCGGCGCCTTTATCAGCTTGGCCTTCTCCAAACAGATGGCCAGGGCCATGCTCGACTGCCAGCAGATCACGCAGCCGCGCTCGCATGCCGAACAGGTGATCTATGGTTCTGTGAGGGAAATCTCCGAGCGCCTGCAGATCACAATGCCGGAGGTCTGGGTGTATCAGTCTCCGGACCCCAACGCCTTCGCCACCGGGCCGAGTAAGAACAATTCAATGGTCGCGGTATCGACTGGTCTGTTGCAGAACCTCAAGGAAGAGGAAGTCAAGGCGGTGCTGGCCCACGAAATGGGCCACGTGTTCAATGGAGACATGTTCACTACGACCATCCTGGCCGGGTTGATGAACACGTTCGTGCATTACATCAGCAACTTCCTGTCGAATATCGTCGGACAGCCGTCGGATCGTGAAGAAGGCAATACAGCCGGAAATCCAATTCTGGCGTTCGTGACGTATATCTTTTTACAGATCGTGCTGTCATTCCTGGCCATGCTCGTCGTAAGTTGGCATTCACGGCGGCGCGAATATGCTGCGGACGCGTTTTCCGCCAGGGTCTACGGCAAGCAATCGATGATCGGTGCGCTGCAGGGCATCGACCGGTGGGTGAAACGCGCTCAATTCGAATATTCGAATCAGGATGCACTGGCGACGATGAAAATTTCAGGCACGTCGTCAGGGGTGATGCATTTGTTTGCCACGCATCCCCCCATTGAAGAGCGGATAGCCGCTCTGGAGCAACTGTAA
- a CDS encoding cupredoxin domain-containing protein has translation MKLTKCLAAALLMTAPFVMTSLSHATEPVKLGPPVVVPASADGVQRMKVILDSYSYQPDHLVVEAGKPVELTLTSVTTITPHNFIIKDPAGSLSVESDVSAGKTVIVTFTPTRPGSFDIYCDKRLWPFPSHRDKGMEGKLEVK, from the coding sequence ATGAAGCTCACGAAGTGCCTGGCCGCAGCCTTATTGATGACCGCGCCCTTCGTCATGACGTCGTTGAGTCATGCCACGGAGCCGGTCAAGCTCGGCCCGCCGGTCGTGGTCCCGGCAAGTGCCGACGGCGTTCAACGGATGAAGGTGATCCTGGACAGCTACTCTTATCAACCTGACCACTTGGTCGTGGAAGCAGGGAAGCCAGTAGAGTTAACACTGACGAGCGTCACGACCATCACCCCGCACAATTTTATCATCAAAGACCCGGCCGGAAGTCTATCCGTGGAAAGCGACGTGAGTGCCGGCAAGACAGTGATCGTCACGTTCACGCCGACGAGACCCGGATCATTCGACATCTACTGCGACAAACGACTCTGGCCGTTTCCGAGCCATCGCGACAAGGGCATGGAAGGCAAGCTCGAAGTCAAATAG
- a CDS encoding phytoene/squalene synthase family protein, which translates to MSRLFYTTLAVVPSDVRDQVGLAYLFARAADTIADTDLIDRPRRLDYLARLRSQFTSDDISWTEVREIQQAVAPLQRDSAELTLLERLDDCFRLFLDFFPDDRRRVRRLMATLTQGMEMDLTVFPGQSVGELVALKTADELDRYTYYVAGCVGEFWTDLMCAHRKALSSWDIAQMSETGVRFGKGLQLTNILKDISHDLRKGRCYIPETMLSEAGLKPADLLDAQCLPALRPVLRKLARTAVEHLDQGWAYTMSVPRHEIRLRLSCMWPILSAGESLKLIMNAPDLLDPSVKVKIPRNKVYQIIALTMLTGACGYVGTAYWGQLRKYII; encoded by the coding sequence GTGTCACGCCTGTTTTATACGACGTTAGCCGTTGTGCCATCGGACGTGCGGGATCAGGTCGGTCTCGCCTATCTGTTCGCTCGCGCAGCCGACACGATCGCGGACACCGATCTCATCGATCGGCCGAGACGGTTGGACTACCTGGCCCGCCTCAGATCGCAATTTACCAGCGATGACATTTCCTGGACGGAAGTACGCGAGATTCAACAAGCCGTCGCGCCCTTGCAACGTGATTCTGCCGAACTCACTCTACTCGAACGGCTGGACGATTGTTTCCGCCTCTTTCTGGACTTTTTCCCGGACGACAGACGTCGAGTGCGGCGTTTGATGGCGACGCTGACCCAGGGCATGGAAATGGATTTGACCGTGTTCCCCGGCCAATCGGTCGGAGAACTCGTTGCGCTGAAGACAGCCGATGAACTCGACCGCTATACCTACTACGTGGCGGGATGCGTCGGAGAATTTTGGACCGATCTCATGTGCGCGCACCGAAAAGCGCTGTCATCGTGGGACATCGCGCAGATGTCGGAAACTGGCGTACGCTTTGGCAAAGGATTGCAGCTCACGAACATCCTGAAGGACATTTCCCATGACCTTCGGAAAGGGCGTTGTTACATACCCGAAACCATGCTCTCTGAAGCCGGTCTGAAGCCGGCAGACTTGCTGGATGCACAGTGCCTACCTGCCCTGCGCCCCGTGCTGCGGAAGCTGGCCCGAACGGCCGTCGAGCATCTTGATCAAGGATGGGCGTATACGATGAGCGTTCCTCGACATGAGATCCGCCTGCGACTTTCCTGTATGTGGCCGATATTGTCGGCCGGTGAATCGCTCAAGCTGATCATGAATGCTCCGGATTTGCTGGACCCGTCGGTCAAGGTCAAGATTCCCCGAAACAAGGTGTATCAAATCATTGCGTTGACAATGTTGACCGGCGCATGTGGGTACGTCGGCACCGCGTATTGGGGACAGTTGCGCAAGTACATCATCTAG
- a CDS encoding DUF6159 family protein, with the protein MGSWSQRLARTQAIMSAAWQILRADPALLIFPIMSSVCLLLLAALWAFPALMNLLMDGSARQTTPSNDVPSYVGLFVFYVVTYGAGVFFNAALASCVLRRLAGKPSSVLDGLRDALSCTVQILGWAVIAATVGTVLKALERRSGFLGGMVVRMIGLAWSVATFLVVPILVAERKGPVEAVEESVALLRRTWGENLLSGIGFGLLSFLWAIPGAFVLVVGAGMIPSRPVAAMVVMALALLYFPSLWLILSTMSTIFDVVLYRYARLGMVTPGFDRELLESSFVKKPA; encoded by the coding sequence ATGGGTTCGTGGTCGCAGCGGCTCGCCAGGACTCAGGCGATCATGTCGGCGGCATGGCAGATACTCCGGGCTGATCCAGCGTTGCTCATCTTTCCAATCATGTCGTCGGTCTGTTTGCTGCTGCTCGCCGCGCTGTGGGCGTTCCCTGCGCTGATGAATCTCTTGATGGATGGCTCGGCTCGCCAAACGACGCCATCGAACGATGTGCCGTCCTACGTCGGGTTGTTTGTCTTTTATGTGGTGACGTACGGGGCAGGAGTCTTCTTCAATGCTGCGCTCGCGTCCTGCGTGCTGCGCAGGCTTGCGGGTAAGCCGTCCTCGGTCCTGGACGGTTTACGTGATGCACTTTCCTGCACGGTGCAGATTCTCGGGTGGGCCGTGATTGCTGCGACGGTCGGCACGGTGCTGAAGGCCTTGGAGCGGCGGTCCGGGTTTCTCGGTGGCATGGTCGTCAGGATGATCGGATTGGCCTGGAGCGTCGCGACGTTTCTGGTCGTGCCGATATTGGTTGCCGAGCGCAAGGGGCCGGTCGAGGCGGTCGAGGAATCGGTGGCGCTGTTACGCCGGACGTGGGGGGAAAACTTGTTGTCCGGAATCGGGTTCGGGCTCCTCTCCTTTTTATGGGCAATTCCTGGAGCATTTGTCCTTGTGGTCGGCGCCGGCATGATCCCATCGCGTCCAGTCGCCGCGATGGTCGTGATGGCACTGGCATTGTTGTACTTCCCCTCGCTCTGGCTGATCCTCTCGACGATGTCCACGATCTTCGATGTCGTGCTGTATCGGTATGCGCGGCTCGGGATGGTCACTCCCGGTTTCGATCGCGAATTGCTCGAATCTTCATTTGTCAAAAAACCTGCATAG
- a CDS encoding ATP-binding protein translates to MSSLPEKNMFEIFSQGLFEGVKPMMVTRDHLVRHPDRCLHQAICVPICPTGAWLSTPPYKFDPSRCLESCRLCLDACPSQAIYAVFKKGDKILGPQKK, encoded by the coding sequence GTGAGCAGTTTGCCTGAAAAAAATATGTTCGAGATCTTCTCGCAAGGTCTCTTCGAAGGAGTCAAGCCCATGATGGTCACCCGCGATCACCTTGTTCGCCATCCCGACCGGTGTCTGCACCAAGCGATCTGCGTTCCGATTTGTCCCACCGGAGCCTGGCTCTCGACACCGCCTTACAAGTTCGACCCTTCCCGTTGTCTCGAGAGCTGCCGGCTGTGCCTGGATGCCTGTCCGTCGCAGGCCATCTACGCCGTGTTCAAAAAGGGAGATAAGATTCTGGGGCCGCAGAAAAAATAA
- a CDS encoding ferredoxin — protein sequence MPSFKRHIFVCTNQRGPDDPRGSCAKLGSEALHAHFKQETKRLNLKNIVRANKAGCLDHCAEGPSVVVYPEGIWYTVTSTADVTEIMERHVMRGEVVTRLIMPDHPAPAKLPPLNT from the coding sequence GTGCCATCCTTCAAACGTCATATTTTTGTCTGTACGAATCAGCGCGGCCCCGACGATCCTCGCGGGAGCTGCGCAAAACTGGGATCGGAAGCGCTGCACGCCCACTTCAAGCAGGAAACCAAACGCCTGAATCTGAAAAATATCGTTCGGGCCAACAAAGCCGGCTGCCTCGACCATTGCGCCGAAGGACCCAGCGTGGTGGTCTATCCGGAAGGCATCTGGTACACAGTGACCTCCACTGCCGACGTGACGGAGATTATGGAGCGTCATGTGATGCGTGGCGAAGTGGTGACGCGTCTGATCATGCCCGATCATCCGGCCCCGGCAAAGCTCCCTCCGCTAAACACGTAG
- the ald gene encoding alanine dehydrogenase encodes MIIGIPKEIKDHEFRVSVTPEGARALVHAGHDVWIESTAGVGSGYLDEEYGKAGARIAQSKAQVFEKADLIAKVKEPLLSECSLMRPGQILYTYLHLAALPELTRALLAAKVTAVGYETIEARDGTLPMLRPMSEIAGRMSIQIGARYLEKMQGGRGLLLGGVPGVEPAHTVILGAGVVGSAATRIAVGMGARVTVINLDIERLRFLDDQYFGRVVTRASTKLAIEEAVPTADLLIGAVLVAGARAPKLVSRELISRMKAGSVIVDVAVDQGGCIETTKPTTHSEPVYTVDGVVHYCVANMPGIVPRTSTDALTNTTLPYLLRLATEGMESTVRTDPGFAKGINLHDGKVTCRAVAEAHGLRFAPLM; translated from the coding sequence ATGATCATCGGGATTCCAAAGGAAATCAAAGACCACGAATTTCGAGTGAGCGTGACGCCGGAGGGTGCGAGGGCGCTCGTCCATGCCGGTCACGACGTATGGATCGAGTCAACAGCAGGAGTCGGAAGCGGGTATCTCGACGAAGAGTATGGGAAAGCGGGCGCCCGCATCGCGCAGTCGAAGGCACAGGTGTTTGAAAAAGCCGACCTGATTGCCAAGGTCAAGGAACCACTTCTTTCGGAATGCTCCCTCATGCGGCCGGGGCAAATTCTTTACACCTATTTGCATCTTGCAGCGCTACCAGAACTGACCAGGGCGTTGCTCGCGGCCAAGGTGACCGCTGTCGGATACGAGACGATCGAAGCCAGGGACGGAACGTTGCCTATGTTGCGACCCATGAGCGAAATTGCGGGACGCATGTCGATCCAGATCGGCGCGCGCTACCTTGAAAAGATGCAGGGAGGCAGGGGGCTGCTGCTGGGGGGCGTGCCTGGTGTGGAACCGGCCCATACTGTGATCCTGGGTGCCGGCGTCGTCGGTAGCGCCGCCACGCGGATTGCTGTCGGCATGGGGGCTCGGGTGACCGTCATCAACCTCGACATCGAACGGCTGCGGTTTCTCGATGACCAGTACTTTGGCCGCGTCGTCACGCGGGCGTCGACGAAGTTGGCAATCGAGGAGGCCGTTCCCACAGCCGATCTGCTCATCGGCGCGGTGCTGGTCGCAGGAGCGCGTGCGCCAAAACTCGTTTCCCGCGAGTTGATATCACGGATGAAAGCCGGATCCGTCATTGTCGACGTGGCGGTTGACCAAGGCGGATGCATCGAAACGACTAAACCGACGACCCATTCGGAGCCCGTGTATACAGTTGACGGTGTGGTGCACTACTGCGTCGCCAACATGCCGGGGATCGTTCCGCGAACGTCGACCGATGCCTTGACCAATACCACACTCCCGTATCTGCTCCGGCTGGCCACGGAGGGCATGGAATCGACGGTTCGAACCGACCCAGGGTTCGCCAAGGGCATCAACCTGCATGATGGCAAGGTAACCTGCCGCGCCGTTGCGGAAGCACATGGCTTGCGTTTCGCCCCCTTGATGTAA
- a CDS encoding acylphosphatase, with the protein MTDPVEPLAIRAIISVKGRVQGVGYRAFALGAASRRGLRGTVRNLEDGRVELEVEGMKETILGLTEDLKIGPPASRVTAVDIDWHPATGRFSGFHIRY; encoded by the coding sequence ATGACCGATCCAGTTGAACCTCTCGCAATTCGCGCGATCATTTCGGTGAAGGGAAGAGTGCAGGGAGTCGGGTACCGCGCCTTTGCCCTTGGAGCGGCCTCCAGGCGTGGTTTGCGCGGAACGGTGAGAAACCTCGAAGACGGTCGCGTGGAACTCGAAGTCGAAGGCATGAAAGAAACCATTCTCGGTCTCACTGAAGATCTAAAAATCGGGCCTCCCGCATCCCGGGTTACGGCCGTCGATATCGACTGGCACCCGGCGACGGGGCGGTTCAGCGGATTTCACATCCGGTACTAA
- a CDS encoding RNA polymerase sigma factor RpoD/SigA — protein MSEARRQYADQDDSGDAQERGESEESEGGSRRHSEGLDTLKSYLREIRHSSLLTFKQEQQLGKRVMAGDEQARQQMIESNLRLVISIGKRYIHRGFPFSDIVEEGNIGLIKAVEKFNYKRGFRFSTYASWWIRQYIERAIINQGKLVRLPVHVVERLNRYLNRVEVLVQELGREPTAAEVAVKLKTTEEDVLDLKQVVRTTCSLDSPIGDRADTFLRDIIEDPMCPSPADTAEGVLRREEMMAWVKELPEKEQTVIVSRFGLDGSEAKTLEEIGTEMGLTRERVRQIEMAALGRLRHTIERKTLTRSDLL, from the coding sequence GTGAGCGAAGCCCGCAGACAATATGCCGATCAGGACGATTCCGGCGACGCCCAGGAACGCGGCGAATCGGAGGAATCGGAAGGGGGATCGAGACGGCATTCCGAGGGTCTCGACACGCTCAAGAGTTATCTTCGTGAAATCCGCCATTCGAGTCTGCTGACGTTCAAACAAGAGCAGCAGCTCGGTAAACGGGTGATGGCCGGGGACGAGCAAGCCCGGCAGCAGATGATCGAATCCAATCTCCGCCTCGTCATCAGCATCGGCAAACGCTACATCCATCGAGGATTTCCTTTTTCGGATATCGTGGAAGAAGGCAACATCGGACTGATCAAGGCCGTCGAGAAATTCAACTACAAGCGCGGATTCCGCTTCAGCACCTACGCCTCCTGGTGGATCCGGCAATACATCGAACGGGCCATCATCAACCAAGGCAAGCTCGTGCGGCTGCCCGTCCACGTGGTGGAACGTCTCAACCGCTATCTGAATAGGGTCGAAGTGCTCGTACAGGAGCTGGGCCGCGAGCCAACGGCGGCTGAAGTCGCCGTCAAATTGAAGACGACAGAGGAAGACGTGCTCGACCTCAAGCAGGTCGTCCGGACAACCTGCTCGCTGGATAGTCCCATCGGCGATCGGGCCGATACCTTTCTGCGCGACATCATCGAAGATCCGATGTGCCCGTCGCCGGCTGACACGGCCGAAGGCGTCCTGCGTCGCGAGGAAATGATGGCGTGGGTGAAGGAGTTGCCGGAAAAAGAGCAAACTGTTATTGTGTCGCGGTTCGGGCTGGACGGTAGCGAAGCCAAAACGCTGGAGGAGATCGGGACCGAGATGGGTCTCACCCGTGAACGGGTCCGGCAGATCGAAATGGCTGCGCTCGGCCGTCTCCGCCATACCATCGAACGGAAAACGCTGACACGATCGGATCTGCTCTAG
- a CDS encoding adenine phosphoribosyltransferase, protein MLSDYYRSLIREVPDFPKPGILFYDITTLLKDPKAFSAIADDLTAYYRDQGIHKVVGIESRGFIFGGILAQRLKAGFIPVRKPGKLPADIFEVHYSLEYGSNTLTIHRDAISNGERVLVVDDLLATGGTAAATVSLVQQLGGTIVGLDFLVELKELKGREKLVGHAVHSSIIYP, encoded by the coding sequence ATGCTCTCAGATTATTATCGCTCCCTCATCCGTGAGGTTCCGGATTTCCCCAAGCCCGGCATCCTCTTTTACGATATCACCACCCTGCTTAAGGATCCGAAGGCCTTCTCTGCGATCGCCGATGATTTGACGGCCTACTATCGAGACCAGGGCATTCACAAGGTCGTCGGCATCGAATCCCGGGGATTCATCTTCGGTGGAATTCTTGCCCAACGGCTCAAGGCCGGATTCATTCCGGTCCGCAAGCCTGGAAAGCTGCCTGCCGACATCTTCGAAGTCCATTACAGCTTGGAATATGGTTCCAATACCCTGACCATCCATCGCGATGCTATTTCCAACGGCGAGCGAGTCCTTGTCGTAGACGATCTGCTGGCAACCGGCGGCACGGCCGCTGCCACCGTTTCCCTCGTCCAACAGCTGGGAGGAACGATCGTAGGACTCGATTTCCTCGTCGAGCTGAAGGAACTCAAGGGGCGTGAGAAGCTCGTCGGCCACGCGGTGCACTCTTCCATTATCTATCCCTAG
- a CDS encoding TraR/DksA family transcriptional regulator produces the protein MAAKTTAKKKALPKPKAPVKPVSKLEPAIAAVIEKITNMEKPTNAAISPLAAKPKESAKEREVRERRRDALQQMLMRKRQEIIKEIEGSLGQSLTEDQQRRLESARDVGDQALMDLDRELGISLMEMRNRRRQAMDEALTRLTEGTYGICAECGVEISERRLEAVPFAKLCVECQSKEELLEKIEKEEDRD, from the coding sequence ATGGCCGCAAAAACGACGGCGAAAAAAAAGGCGTTGCCGAAACCCAAAGCGCCTGTCAAACCGGTTTCGAAACTTGAACCCGCTATTGCAGCGGTCATCGAGAAGATTACCAATATGGAAAAACCAACGAATGCCGCGATTTCTCCGTTGGCAGCCAAACCCAAAGAGTCAGCCAAAGAGCGTGAAGTCCGCGAACGTCGGCGGGATGCCTTGCAGCAGATGCTCATGCGGAAGCGCCAGGAGATCATCAAGGAGATCGAAGGCAGTCTCGGGCAGTCGCTGACCGAAGATCAGCAGCGGCGGCTTGAGTCGGCACGCGATGTCGGAGACCAAGCCTTGATGGACCTGGACAGGGAGTTGGGCATTTCCCTCATGGAAATGCGCAATCGCCGCCGCCAGGCCATGGATGAGGCCCTGACCCGCCTGACGGAGGGCACCTACGGCATTTGCGCCGAGTGCGGCGTCGAAATCAGCGAGCGCCGTCTTGAGGCCGTGCCGTTCGCCAAACTCTGCGTCGAGTGCCAGTCGAAAGAAGAACTCCTCGAGAAGATCGAAAAGGAAGAGGATCGCGACTGA
- the queC gene encoding 7-cyano-7-deazaguanine synthase QueC: MSQPRAVILASGGLDSTVTAAIAREDGCELYFLTIDYGQRHAIEVERARRIATVMGVARHLVTTLDLRAFGGSALTANVDVPKNRAESDRGHGIPVTYVPGRNLIFLSLAASYAETVGASDIYFGANIIDYSGYPDCRPEFIRAFEAAANLGSKSGVEGTSFTVRAPLLSLTKAEIIRRGIELHTPIELTHSCYDPSGQLACGQCDSCLIRREGFRQAGVVDPTSYRVT; the protein is encoded by the coding sequence ATGTCACAACCTCGGGCGGTCATATTGGCGAGCGGCGGGCTCGACTCCACGGTGACCGCTGCCATTGCGCGCGAAGACGGCTGCGAGCTGTACTTCCTGACGATCGATTACGGGCAGCGGCACGCGATAGAAGTGGAGCGCGCCAGGCGGATCGCCACAGTGATGGGCGTCGCTCGGCATCTCGTGACCACGCTCGATCTCCGCGCCTTCGGCGGATCTGCCCTGACCGCGAATGTGGACGTTCCGAAAAACCGAGCTGAGTCGGACCGCGGCCACGGCATCCCGGTCACCTACGTCCCCGGTCGCAATCTCATCTTCCTCTCGCTGGCGGCTTCCTATGCGGAGACGGTCGGAGCGTCAGACATCTATTTCGGCGCCAACATAATCGACTATTCGGGCTATCCGGATTGTCGGCCGGAATTCATCCGTGCCTTCGAAGCGGCGGCCAACCTGGGGAGCAAATCAGGCGTTGAGGGGACGAGTTTCACGGTCCGTGCACCGCTGCTCTCGCTGACAAAAGCTGAAATCATCCGGCGCGGCATCGAACTGCACACGCCGATTGAACTCACGCACAGCTGCTACGACCCGTCTGGCCAACTGGCTTGTGGACAATGCGACAGCTGCCTGATCCGTCGTGAAGGATTTCGTCAGGCCGGGGTTGTGGACCCGACCTCATATCGAGTAACGTAG
- a CDS encoding cytochrome c, giving the protein MTRSRWPLLIVAGALLAAAACDSSQPKPAVGGGPVPAEFQAGEGKFNANCAVCHGKEGTGTAQGPPLVHKIYEPNHHGDAAFQRAAATGVKAHHWEFGNMPKIDTVTSADVDQIIQYVRWLQRQAGIS; this is encoded by the coding sequence ATGACACGATCTCGATGGCCGCTCCTCATCGTCGCCGGTGCATTGCTGGCTGCGGCTGCGTGTGACTCTTCCCAACCCAAACCGGCGGTCGGGGGCGGACCGGTTCCCGCTGAGTTTCAGGCCGGAGAAGGCAAGTTCAACGCCAATTGCGCCGTATGCCATGGCAAGGAAGGCACCGGCACTGCCCAGGGGCCTCCGCTGGTCCATAAGATCTATGAGCCCAATCACCACGGGGATGCCGCATTTCAACGCGCTGCCGCCACGGGCGTGAAAGCCCATCATTGGGAGTTCGGCAATATGCCGAAGATCGATACCGTCACTTCCGCCGACGTGGACCAGATCATCCAGTACGTTCGCTGGCTGCAACGTCAGGCCGGCATCTCATAG